In Citrus sinensis cultivar Valencia sweet orange chromosome 2, DVS_A1.0, whole genome shotgun sequence, a single genomic region encodes these proteins:
- the LOC102611040 gene encoding subtilisin-like protease: MLNTASILISLIFIISFSPAIAGISNFESDINDLQTYIVYVQEPKHGNFSKEIDLESWYHSFLPATISSNSIDDDHQSRMVHYYRHVISGFAARLTAEEVKVMETKSGFISAHVENTLQLHTTHTPRFLGLHQNSGFWKDSNFGKGVIIGVVDSGIGPTHPSFGDKDMPPPPAKWRGKCEFAGGAGCNNKIIGARNFLNKSEPPTDNEGHGTHTSSTAAGTFVNGANILGQANGTAVGMAPLAHLAMYKACDDYNGTCPESSVSAALDAAIEDGVDVLSLSIGLGPYQHKEFHANAIAIAAFKAVKKGIFVSISAGNWGPKPFSVVNDAPWMLTVGASTTDRSIVTSVQLGNQETYDGESLLQWTDIPSEQLPLVYPVTKNASATTNCSPETLKSIDVKGKVVLCLLSVNPQDVLDAGGAAMILMNNELIGDSIVVARSVLRNVRVSYMVGESIKAYINSTSSPTAALVVKGTVIGEKSAPAIVAFSSRGPSTVSPGILKPDVVGPGVNIIAAWRTAVEPITNTEYIFDIISGTSMSCPHLSGIAALLKSAHPDWSPAAIKSAIMTTADTVNLEGKPILDRNHLPADPFAVGAGHVNPSKANDPGLIYDIQPDDYIPYLCGLNYTDQQVQGIVGGDVQCSKMSSIAEAELNYPSFSIRLGSSPQTYNRTVTNVGPANLSYTSQIVAPEGVEITIQPDKISFTEKNQKLAYSVTFTRTKNTNTSFTQANLSWISGRYAVKSPIAISFI, encoded by the coding sequence ATGTTAAACACGGCTTCCATTTTAATTAGTCTCATTTTTATAATCAGTTTCTCTCCAGCAATTGCCGGGATTAGCAATTTTGAAAGCGATATAAATGACTTACAAACCTACATTGTTTATGTGCAAGAGCCAAAGCATGGTAATTTTTCCAAGGAAATAGATCTAGAAAGCTGGTACCATTCGTTCTTGCCGGCTACCATCTCATCAAACTCCATCGATGATGATCATCAATCCCGAATGGTGCATTACTATAGGCATGTGATTTCAGGTTTTGCCGCGAGGCTCACAGCGGAGGAAGTAAAGGTCATGGAAACAAAGAGTGGATTCATATCAGCCCACGTTGAAAATACATTGCAGCTACATACAACCCACACCCCTAGGTTTTTGGGTTTGCATCAAAATTCAGGATTTTGGAAGGATTCAAATTTCGGAAAAGGAGTAATAATTGGAGTTGTGGACTCAGGAATAGGGCCTACTCATCCTTCATTTGGCGATAAAGACATGCCTCCGCCACCAGCAAAGTGGAGAGGGAAATGTGAATTTGCAGGAGGGGCGGGTTGTAACAATAAGATAATTGGGGCAAGAAATTTTCTTAACAAAAGTGAGCCGCCTACTGATAACGAAGGACATGGCACCCATACGTCAAGCACGGCCGCTGGGACTTTCGTAAATGGTGCAAATATACTGGGTCAGGCAAACGGCACCGCAGTAGGCATGGCGCCTTTAGCTCACTTGGCAATGTATAAAGCTTGTGACGATTACAATGGTACTTGTCCTGAGAGTTCAGTTAGTGCAGCACTTGACGCTGCTATTGAAGACGGTGTTGATGTGCTTTCTCTTTCGATTGGTCTTGGTCCATATCAACATAAAGAATTCCATGCTAACGCAATTGCGATCGCGGCTTTCAAAGCTGTTAAAAAAGGCATTTTCGTGAGTATTTCGGCGGGAAATTGGGGCCCAAAACCTTTTTCTGTAGTTAATGACGCCCCGTGGATGCTTACTGTGGGAGCAAGCACCACTGACAGAAGTATAGTTACATCGGTACAGCTCGGAAACCAAGAAACGTATGACGGTGAATCACTTCTGCAATGGACAGATATCCCTTCCGAGCAATTGCCTCTTGTTTATCCTGTCACGAAGAATGCTTCAGCAACAACAAATTGCTCACCAGAAACTTTGAAAAGTATTGATGTCAAAGGCAAAGTAGTATTATGCCTATTAAGTGTAAATCCTCAAGATGTCTTGGATGCTGGTGGCGCTGCCATGATTCTAATGAATAACGAACTTATTGGTGATAGTATTGTAGTTGCACGCAGTGTACTTCGAAACGTGCGTGTTAGTTATATGGTGGGGGAGAGCATAAAAGCCTACATAAATTCAACATCATCACCGACTGCTGCATTGGTGGTGAAAGGAACTGTGATTGGCGAAAAATCTGCTCCTGCGATTGTCGCTTTTTCCTCAAGAGGACCCAGCACAGTAAGCCCTGGAATCTTGAAGCCTGACGTTGTTGGACCTGGAGTAAACATTATAGCTGCTTGGCGAACAGCTGTTGAACCCATAACAAATACAGAATACATATTTGACATAATTTCAGGCACATCAATGTCCTGCCCGCATCTTAGTGGTATTGCAGCTTTGCTCAAAAGTGCTCATCCTGATTGGTCACCCGCCGCTATCAAATCTGCCATCATGACAACTGCTGATACGGTAAACCTTGAAGGCAAGCCAATTCTTGATCGCAATCATCTTCCAGCTGATCCGTTTGCAGTTGGTGCAGGCCACGTAAACCCGTCAAAAGCAAATGACCCTGGACTTATTTACGATATCCAGCCCGACGATTACATTCCTTATCTATGTGGTTTGAATTACACAGACCAACAGGTACAAGGCATTGTGGGTGGTGATGTGCAATGCTCAAAAATGTCGAGCATAGCTGAAGCAGAGCTAAATTATCCTTCATTCTCTATCAGATTGGGCTCTAGTCCTCAGACATATAATAGAACAGTAACAAACGTTGGACCGGCTAATTTATCCTACACTAGTCAGATTGTTGCCCCTGAAGGAGTGGAGATTACCATACAACCTGATAAGATATCTTTTACAGAGAAAAACCAAAAGTTGGCCTATTCTGTGACATTCACTAGAACAAAGAATACTAACACATCTTTTACCCAAGCAAATCTGAGTTGGATTTCTGGTCGGTACGCTGTGAAGAGTCCTATTGCTATCAGTTTCATATGA